The following nucleotide sequence is from Syntrophales bacterium.
CGGTGGTTTACCTCAGGCGGACCACCTTACGGGATTGTGGGAATCCTCTGTCATTCTGAATTTATTTCAGAATCTAATGAGATCCTGAATCAAGTTCAGGATGACAATAAATCCAAAGCCCATTGCCTGCAAGGCGGGCCCGTGGGAAACAACCCGGTCGGGAAAATGCTTTGAGTATTGAAGAGCCTTTTTCGCACAACGATAGAAGGAGAAAAATGACCTATAAAGTTGTAACGTTTCCAAGAGTGATTAAAATCTGCATTCTGTTACTGGTTGTTTTTCTTGCTGTTGTGGTTGTGTCGATGCTCGTGGGAACAGCCAGAATTGGTATAATTACCGGACTTAAAGGGCTTTTGTACGGCTGGTATGAAGGGTGCTCCGTATTAACACCATCGGAGAAAACCATCATTTTTTCCATCCGTTTTCCGCGAATCATATTTGCCGGCATTGTCGGCGCATCCCTTTCCACTGCCGGTGTTGTATTCCAGGCCCTTCTTCGGAACCCCCTGGCAGATCCATATATACTCGGGATTTCCGGTGGTTCAGCTGTCGGGGCAATCACGGGTATGATCATCGGTGCCAGCGTTGTCCCATTCGGCATAACAGGTCTGGCATTCTTAGGTGCCGTTCTGACCGTTATTCTCGTCTTTGGAATTGCTAAAACGGGGCGTGAACTCCAGTCCAACACACTCCTTTTGGCCGGAGTCATCGTGAATGCTTTTTTTGCCGCCATTATAATGTTTTTAATCTCTACCAGCAGAAATGCACAACTTCACAATATCATGTTCTGGCTTATGGGGGATCTCAGTCTTTCCACCAGCGCAGAGATAATCCTCACAGGTTTCTTTTCGATTACAGGATTTATAGCCATTTACATATATTCAAGGCCGATGAATCTGATTGTGACCGGGGAAGAAACGGCGATGCAATTAGGCGTCAATGTGGAAAGAACAAAAAAGATACTCTTTCTTGTCGCATCTCTTGTCACCGGAGTAGCGGTGTCGGTCAGCGGAATCATCGGGTTTGTCGGTCTGATTATCCCGCACATCATGAGGATGATGCTCGGTTCCGACCACAGGCTTTTGCTGCCGGCGTCTTTTCTTTTTGGTGCATCTTTTCTTGCTATTGCTGACACCATAGCAAGGACAGTAATTTCTCCCACCGAATTGCCGGTGGGGGTTATTACCGCTCTATGCGGTGCCCCATATTTCATATATCTCTTACGGAGGAGGGCTGTCTGACCCATGCCGATTGTCCAGTTAAAAAAAGTGGGATTCCGATATGCGAAGGAATGGGTTCTTAAAGATGTCTCTTTTCAGATCAGCGAAGGGGAGTTTTTAGGGATAATAGGACCAAATGGTTCCGGCAAGACAACACTCCTTAAAATTATAGACAGGATACTTATGCCTCAGGAAGGAGAAGTATCTATCAACGGCGCTAATATCAATGAAATGAAAAGAGATGCACTTGCCAGGCTGATCGCCGTAGTCCCTCAGGACTCCCCCATAACATTTTCCTTTAGCGTAAAGGAGATAGTTTTAATGGGCAGGGCACCCCATTTAGGAAGACTGAGATTCGAAGGGAAGAAAGATTATGAAATAGCTCATAGGGCAATGGAGGTAACCGACACCCTCTCATTCGCTGATAGAAGCATCAATGAACTCTCCGGGGGTGAAAGGCAAAGGATACTTATAGCCCGGGCACTGGCACAACAGCCGCAGATTATACTTCTCGATGAATCTACGGCCTTTCTCGATATCAAACATCAGATAGATTTTTTTAATTTGATAAAAACTTTGAACAGGAAAGAGGGGATGACTGTTGTTTCCGTAACCCACGATATAAATCTGGCATCACTTTACTGTGACAGAATGATACTTCTTAACGCAGGGAATAT
It contains:
- a CDS encoding iron chelate uptake ABC transporter family permease subunit — encoded protein: MTYKVVTFPRVIKICILLLVVFLAVVVVSMLVGTARIGIITGLKGLLYGWYEGCSVLTPSEKTIIFSIRFPRIIFAGIVGASLSTAGVVFQALLRNPLADPYILGISGGSAVGAITGMIIGASVVPFGITGLAFLGAVLTVILVFGIAKTGRELQSNTLLLAGVIVNAFFAAIIMFLISTSRNAQLHNIMFWLMGDLSLSTSAEIILTGFFSITGFIAIYIYSRPMNLIVTGEETAMQLGVNVERTKKILFLVASLVTGVAVSVSGIIGFVGLIIPHIMRMMLGSDHRLLLPASFLFGASFLAIADTIARTVISPTELPVGVITALCGAPYFIYLLRRRAV
- a CDS encoding ABC transporter ATP-binding protein, whose product is MPIVQLKKVGFRYAKEWVLKDVSFQISEGEFLGIIGPNGSGKTTLLKIIDRILMPQEGEVSINGANINEMKRDALARLIAVVPQDSPITFSFSVKEIVLMGRAPHLGRLRFEGKKDYEIAHRAMEVTDTLSFADRSINELSGGERQRILIARALAQQPQIILLDESTAFLDIKHQIDFFNLIKTLNRKEGMTVVSVTHDINLASLYCDRMILLNAGNIHCMGTPDEVITESNIKEVYEADVLVDENPLTGQPRVTLLSSQ